Proteins encoded together in one Malaclemys terrapin pileata isolate rMalTer1 chromosome 16, rMalTer1.hap1, whole genome shotgun sequence window:
- the MLEC gene encoding malectin isoform X1 — translation MGAAGARWAPGAALVLAALLGASGAGLADNVIWAVNAGGEAHVDVNGIHFRKDPLEGRVGRASDYGMKLPILRSNTEDQILYQTERYNEETFGYEVPIKEEGDYVVVLKFAEVYFAQSQQKVFDVRLNGHVVVKDLDIFDRVGHSTAHDEIIPISIRKGKLSVQGEVSTFTGKLHIEFVKGYYDNPKICALYILQGTVDDVPKLQPHPGLEKKEDEEDEEEYDEGSSIKKQANKNRVQSGPRTPNPYASDNSSLMFPILVAFGVFIPTLFCLCRL, via the exons ATGGGGGCGGCCGGGGCCCGCTGGGCGCCTGGGGCGGCTCTGGTGCTCGCGGCCCTGCTGGGGGCCTCGGGAGCCGGCCTGGCCGACAACGTGATCTGGGCAGTGAACGCGGGCGGCGAGGCCCATGTGGACGTGAACGGCATCCACTTCCGCAAAGACCCGCTCGAGGGCCGGGTGGGCCGAG CCTCTGACTATGGCATGAAGCTGCCAATCTTGCGGTCCAACACAGAGGATCAGATTCTGTACCAGACTGAGCGTTACAACGAGGAGACCTTTGGGTATGAAGTCCCCATTAAGGAGGAGGGCGACTACGTTGTGGTGTTGAAGTTTGCTGAAGTCTATTTTGCACAGTCCCAGCAGAAG GTGTTTGATGTGCGCTTGAATGGCCATGTGGTGGTGAAGGACTTGGACATTTTTGACCGAGTTGGACATAGCACAGCTCACGACGAGATCATTCCCATCAGCATCAGAAAGGGGAAgctgagtgtccagggagaggTTTCTACATTCACAGGGAAGCTCCACATTGAGTTTGTCAAG GGATACTACGACAATCCGAAAATCTGTGCACTATACATCCTGCAAGGAACAGTGGATG ATGTTCCAAAGCTGCAGCCTCACCCTGGCCTGGAGAAAAAAGAggatgaggaagatgaagaaGAGTATGATGAAGGCTCCAGCATTAAAAAACAGGCCAATAAGAACCGGGTTCAGTCAGGCCCCCGGACACCAAACCCCTACGCCTCGGACAACAGCAGCCTCATGTTTCCTATATTGGTGGCCTTTGGTGTCTTCATTCCTACCCTCTTCTGCCTTTGCCGGTTGTGA
- the MLEC gene encoding malectin isoform X3, protein MGAAGARWAPGAALVLAALLGASGAGLADNVIWAVNAGGEAHVDVNGIHFRKDPLEGRVGRASDYGMKLPILRSNTEDQILYQTERYNEETFGYEVPIKEEGDYVVVLKFAEVYFAQSQQKMFQSCSLTLAWRKKRMRKMKKSMMKAPALKNRPIRTGFSQAPGHQTPTPRTTAASCFLYWWPLVSSFLPSSAFAGCEGKPRAEMQWQGSQARRKGVGPNAVAFSFSIFFII, encoded by the exons ATGGGGGCGGCCGGGGCCCGCTGGGCGCCTGGGGCGGCTCTGGTGCTCGCGGCCCTGCTGGGGGCCTCGGGAGCCGGCCTGGCCGACAACGTGATCTGGGCAGTGAACGCGGGCGGCGAGGCCCATGTGGACGTGAACGGCATCCACTTCCGCAAAGACCCGCTCGAGGGCCGGGTGGGCCGAG CCTCTGACTATGGCATGAAGCTGCCAATCTTGCGGTCCAACACAGAGGATCAGATTCTGTACCAGACTGAGCGTTACAACGAGGAGACCTTTGGGTATGAAGTCCCCATTAAGGAGGAGGGCGACTACGTTGTGGTGTTGAAGTTTGCTGAAGTCTATTTTGCACAGTCCCAGCAGAAG ATGTTCCAAAGCTGCAGCCTCACCCTGGCCTGGAGAAAAAAGAggatgaggaagatgaagaaGAGTATGATGAAGGCTCCAGCATTAAAAAACAGGCCAATAAGAACCGGGTTCAGTCAGGCCCCCGGACACCAAACCCCTACGCCTCGGACAACAGCAGCCTCATGTTTCCTATATTGGTGGCCTTTGGTGTCTTCATTCCTACCCTCTTCTGCCTTTGCCGGTTGTGAGGGCAAGCCCCGTGCAGAGATGCAGTGGCAGGGGTCGCAGGCCAGGAGGAAAGGAGTCGGACCAAATGCGGTTGCTTTCAGTTTCTCCATATTTTTCATAatttaa
- the MLEC gene encoding malectin isoform X2, translating to MKLPILRSNTEDQILYQTERYNEETFGYEVPIKEEGDYVVVLKFAEVYFAQSQQKVFDVRLNGHVVVKDLDIFDRVGHSTAHDEIIPISIRKGKLSVQGEVSTFTGKLHIEFVKGYYDNPKICALYILQGTVDDVPKLQPHPGLEKKEDEEDEEEYDEGSSIKKQANKNRVQSGPRTPNPYASDNSSLMFPILVAFGVFIPTLFCLCRL from the exons ATGAAGCTGCCAATCTTGCGGTCCAACACAGAGGATCAGATTCTGTACCAGACTGAGCGTTACAACGAGGAGACCTTTGGGTATGAAGTCCCCATTAAGGAGGAGGGCGACTACGTTGTGGTGTTGAAGTTTGCTGAAGTCTATTTTGCACAGTCCCAGCAGAAG GTGTTTGATGTGCGCTTGAATGGCCATGTGGTGGTGAAGGACTTGGACATTTTTGACCGAGTTGGACATAGCACAGCTCACGACGAGATCATTCCCATCAGCATCAGAAAGGGGAAgctgagtgtccagggagaggTTTCTACATTCACAGGGAAGCTCCACATTGAGTTTGTCAAG GGATACTACGACAATCCGAAAATCTGTGCACTATACATCCTGCAAGGAACAGTGGATG ATGTTCCAAAGCTGCAGCCTCACCCTGGCCTGGAGAAAAAAGAggatgaggaagatgaagaaGAGTATGATGAAGGCTCCAGCATTAAAAAACAGGCCAATAAGAACCGGGTTCAGTCAGGCCCCCGGACACCAAACCCCTACGCCTCGGACAACAGCAGCCTCATGTTTCCTATATTGGTGGCCTTTGGTGTCTTCATTCCTACCCTCTTCTGCCTTTGCCGGTTGTGA